From Cydia fagiglandana chromosome 6, ilCydFagi1.1, whole genome shotgun sequence, the proteins below share one genomic window:
- the LOC134665482 gene encoding luciferin sulfotransferase-like, producing the protein MVVRPDDVWVATFPRSGTTWTQEIVWLLMNDFDIDKAVKIPLQDRYMFLEVKNALYMEPQKIQSMDPEVLKEAMSYVLSYDQVVAAPSPRFIKTHLPFSLLPTNLLDTAKVVYVARDPRDVVVSYYHHNKLLLNYTEDFKSYWNLFINDLFLWCPFFPHIKEAWALRHHPNLMFIFYEDMIKDLPATVKRMADFLGKETTDEKIMKLCEHVDIKNFRKNKSVNPPWMAKIGNPNNEGFIRNGKTGTRREQFDEEMVAQAQRWMRENLGGSDLRFPDV; encoded by the exons ATGGTCGTAAGACCGGACGATGTGTGGGTGGCCACGTTTCCACGCTCTG GGACAACTTGGACGCAAGAAATAGTCTGGCTGCTCATGAATGACTTTGACATCGACAAGGCTGTGAAGATACCTTTGCAAGACAGATATATGTTCCTGGA AGTGAAAAATGCACTGTATATGGAACCGCAAAAAATACAAAGCATGGATCCAGAGGTACTCAAAGAAGCCATGTCGTATGTGCTTTCTTATGATCAAGTGGTCGCCGCACCTTCTCCGCGGTTCATCAAGACACATTTGCCATTCTCACTTTTACCTACTAACCTACTGGATACTGCCAAAGTGGTATATGTAGCCCGAGACCCCAGGGACGTTGTTGTGTCCTATTACCATCATAACAAACTCTTGTTGAATTATACAGaagattttaaaagttattggaacctttttataaatgatttat ttcTCTGGTGTCCATTTTTCCCGCATATAAAAGAGGCATGGGCACTCCGCCATCATCCGAACTTAATGTTCATATTTTACGAAGACATGATAAAG GATTTGCCAGCAACTGTTAAGCGGATGGCAGATTTCCTTGGCAAAGAAACTACGGACGAGAAAATTATGAAGCTTTGCGAACACGTGGACATAAAGAACTTCAGAAAGAATAAGTCAGTGAACCCACCATGGATGGCCAAGATTGGCAACCCTAACAACGAGGGCTTTATAAGAAACG GTAAAACTGGCACAAGGCGCGAGCAGTTCGACGAGGAGATGGTGGCGCAGGCGCAGCGCTGGATGCGCGAGAATCTCGGCGGCTCCGACCTGCGTTTCCCTGACGTTTAA